CGCCTCCCAGTCGTCCAGCAGCGGGTCCACGCCCGTGGGGTTGTGGCAGCAGCCCTGGAGCAGGACCACGTCGTCGCGGCCCGCGGCGCTCAGCTCGCGCAGCACTCCCTCGGTGTCGAAGCGGCCCTGGGCGTCGCGCCAGCCGTACGTGCGCACCTTCAGCCCGGCCGCCTCCAGGATGGGGCGGTGGTTGACGTAGGCGGGGTCGCTGATCCACACCGTGGTGCCCGGCCGGGTCCGGCAGATCAGGTCGGCCAGCAGCCGCAGGGCGCCGGAGCCGGCGACGGTCTGGACGGCCGCCGCCCGCTCCGAGGGCCCGCCGGCGCCCAGGACCATCGCCAGCAGCGCCCGGTTGAAGGCGGTGTTGCCGGAGAGGCCCCGGTACTCCTTGGACGCGGAGCGCTCCGCCAGCCGGATCTCGGCCTCCCGCACGGCGGTCATGACGGGGGTGCGCCCCGACTCGTCGCGGTAGACGCCGAGGACGAGGTTGAGGCGTTCGGGGCGCGCGTCGGCGCCGAACTCGTCGGTCAGGACCCACAGCGGATCGGCGGGCGGCGGCGGGAGGAGCTCAAGCATCTGCGGGAACCTTGGGTCGTGGGCGTCGGTTGGCGAGGACGACGCCGGCGGTGATGAGGGGGACGCCGAGGAGGACGGCGAGGGTCGGTGACTCGCCGAGTACGGGGACGGCGAGCAGGACCACGGCAACGGGGCTGAGGCTGCCGACGACGGAGCTGCGCTCGGCTCCCAGCCGGCGGATGGCGAAGGCGTAGAGCAGGCCGGCGCACAGTCCGACTCCGAGCCCCTGCACGACCAGGAACAGCGCGATGTCGGATCCGGCGGCGTGCGCGAGGCCCGTCGGGAGCACCCCGGTCAGGACGAGGAGTCCGATGATCGCGAAGGAGGGCAGGCAGAGCAGGCCGATCGACCCGACGGGATCGAGGTCGACCTCCTTGAGCCCCACCGTGTACAGCGCCCACAGCCCGCTGGCCACCAGCAGCGTGCCGGCGCCCGCCAGTACGCCGGTGTCCACCGGGACCACGTAGCGCCAGACGAGGGCGGCCACGCCGACGGCGATCAGCGCGAGCCCGGCCGCCTGCGTGCCGCGGGGCGCGCGGTGCCCGCGGGCCACCATGAGCGCGGAGACGAAGAGCGGGACCATGCCCGGCACGATCGAGCCGACGAAGGCGGCGGAGGTCAGGGCGCCGCCGTGCATCGCCGCGAGGAAGAACGGCACCCCGGCGCCGCACACGATCTTGATCGCGGCGCCCGGCCGGACCCGCGCGATGCGGTGGCGGCGGCGCCACAGGGCGGGGAACAGCACGACGAGCGGGACGCCGAAGCGCAGCAGGGCGGCGTCGGCGGGCAGCAGGGAGGAGGCGCTCAGGGCGCGGGCGCTGAGCGCGAAGGCGGCCCAGATGGCAACGGTCACCAGCAGGGCCGCCATCCCTTCGGCCTGCGGGGAGAGCGGGCGCCGCCCGGCCGCTGCGGGGGGTGCGGCGGCGGCCGTGGTGTCGATGGCGACCAAGGGTGGCTCTCCGGCTTCCGGGGGTGCTGCGCGTACGGGATTCCGTACCTCCGCAACGCTAGGGCCTGGGCCGGGGCAGTCGATTGCCAGTTCTGCCTCCCGGACATACGTTTGGGGCAGGATCTGCCAAGGATCTGTAAAGATCCGCGGAGGAGTGGCCATGGACGCAGTCGATCTGCAGATCATCCGGGAATTGCAGGCCGACGGGCGGCTGTCCAACCAGGACCTCGCCGACCGTGTCCGCCTCTCCCCCTCACCGTGCCTGCGCCGGGTCCGGCGCCTGGAGGAGGCGGGCCTCATCCGCGGCTACACGGCCATGGTCGACCAGGTCGCCTTCGGGCTGCCGATCACCGTGTTCGTCCGGATCCGCCTCGAACGCCACTCGGCGGCGGCGGTCCGCACCTTCGAGGAGCACGTCCAGGTCATCGAGCACATCCAGGACTGCTACCTGATGGCGGGCAGCAGCGACTACCTGCTCCGGGTGGTCATCGAGGACCTGGAGGCGTACGAATCCCTGGTGCGCGACCGGATCCACGCCATCCCCGGCATCGCCTCGATCGAGTCGAGCTTCGCGTACGGCAGCGTCAAGCAGTCCCGGACCTACCCGCGCCCCACCCCGGGCGCCTCGGCGCGCCGGCTCTGAGCCCGCCCCTTGGTCCGCCTCCGAGTCCGCCTCCCAGTCCGCCTCGCGCTCCAGCCGGCGAGGACGGCGGCGGCCGCGAGCGCGTAGGCGACCGTGCCCGTCGCCTCGCCGAGGGCCCGGCCGGTGACGTAGGCGGCGGCGCCCGCGACGGCGACGGCGAGCCACTCCCAGCGGCCGTCGAGGGCGACGAGGGCGACCAGCAGGAGCGCGTACCAGGAGTAGCCGGGCGTCATGAGCAGGAAGGCCGTCCCGGTCACCAGCAGCGCCCCGCTCCAGGGACGTTCGGGGTCCCCGCGCCGGAGGACGTACGCGACCACCGCCGCCATGACGAGGACCACGAGCGGCAGCGCCCAGGCGTCGGGGAACAGCAGCCGCAGCAGGGCGTACCGGCCGCGCGCCGAGGCGTCCTCGTAGCCCTCCTCCTGGGCGTAGCCGCCCAGGTAGCCGAGGACGGAGGAGTGCGAGACGAGGACGTACGGCAGGTAGACCAGCCCGACCACGGCGGCCGCGGGCAGCAGCACGGCGACCGCGTCGCGCGTCCGCCGCACCCCGGACAGGGCGCCCGGCAGCAGCACCGCGGGCAGCAGCTTCGCCGCGATCGCCAGCCCGAACAGCGCGCCGCCCGCGGCCCGGTGACGGACGACCACCCCGAGGGCGGCGACGGACAACAGGACGGCGAGCACGTCGACATGGGCGTTGTTCACCGCCTCGACGGGCACGGCCGGGCACCAGGCCCAGTAGGCGGCGGTACGGGGATCACCGCGCCGGCGCAGGACCAGCAGGAGCGCGCAGGTCGTGGCCACGGACAGCAGGGCCGCGCCGGTCTGCAGGGGCCCCAGGCGCGCGTCCGGCGGCGAGAGCGCGTGCACGAGGAGGAAGTACCCCTCGGCCACGGGCGGGTAGACGGTGTGCACCCGGGGCCGGTTGATCCGGGTGCACACCCCGGCGGAGACGGGCGCCAGGTCCGGTCCGGCGCAGGCGGCCGCGCCCTGCGGGAAGAGCCAGCGGTCCCGCAGCGGCAGGAGCGCGGGATCGGCGGGAGCGTGGTCGTACGGGGAGGTCCCGGCCGCCTGGACCCGGCCGTCCCAGGCGTAGCGGAAGGAGTCGGTACTGGTACGGGGGGCCGCGACCAGCCCGGTGGCGGCGACCACCACCGAGCCGGCCAGCACCAGCGGGACGACGTGGCGGGCGGGTACCGCCCGCAGGGCCAGTGCGGCCGCGGCGAACAGAGCCCAGCCGGCCGCGTACCACCAGGACAGCCCGACCGGATCCGCGAACCAGCCGTCCTTGCGGACCGTGCACGCGAGGACGGCGGCGAGGGCGGCCAGGAGGAGGGCGGCGACGGCCGTACGGAACCGCGGGCGCGGGCCGGTCCTCGTCCAGGCCGTCGGGCGGTGGCTCTGCATGGCGACAGCCTGGCAGCGGTGGACCGGCGCAGCCGCCTCGCACGGCCCGGTGTCCGCGATTCGTAAGGTGTCGGATCCACCGCTCGGCGCCGGACGGCGCTGTGATGGACGGCATGACTCCGCGAGCCCGCCGGCGCCCCGCCTTCCCGCCCGTCAGACCTCCCTCGTTCAAAGGCCGCCTGCACGACGCCCGTACCGCGACCGCCGTCGGACGATGGCTCGGCGCCGCCTTCGCGGTGTGCTTCCTGACCGGGCTGATCAGTCACTACCTCCAGCATCCGCCCGGCTGGGCGGCGAACTCGCTGCCGAGCCGGCCGGTGTGGGGGTACCGGCTCACGCAGGGGCTGCACATCGCCTCCGGGCTCGCGGCGATCGTGCTGCTGCTCGTCAAACTGTGGGCGGTGTATCCGAGGCTGTTCGTGTGGCCGCCGGTGCGGTCCGTGCGGCACGCGCTGGAGCGGCTCTCGGTGGCGGTGCTGGTGTCGACGGCCGTCTTCCAGGTCTTCACCGGTCTGCTGAACATCGTCGAGTGGTACCCGTGGCCGTTCCCCTTCGTACAGACGCACTTCGCGGTGGCATGGGTGGTGGCGGGCTCGATCCTGCTGCACCTCGCCGTCAAGGCACCCGACATCAGGGCACATTGGAGCCGGCGCTCGACCGGCACCCTGGCCCTGCCCGCCGAGGACGCCCGGGACCGGCGCTCGCTGCTGCTGGGGGTCGGGGCGGCGGTGGGCGCGGTGACCCTCACCACCGTGGGGCAGGCCTTCACCCCGCTGAAGCGGCTGGACCTGCTGGCGCCCCGGCATCCCGACTTCGGGCCCCAGGGGCTGCCGGTCAACCGTACGGTCGCCGCGGCCGGCGTGACGGAGGCGGCGCTGCGCGACTGGCGGCTCGAAGTGGTCGGACCGGAGCCGTACACGCTGACGCTGGATCAGCTGCGGGCGCTGCCGCAGACGCGCGCCCGGCTGCCGATCGCGTGCGTGGAGGGCTGGAGCGTGGAGGCCCGCTGGGCGGGGGTGCGCGTACGGGACCTCGTGGCGCGGGCGGGCGGGCCGCCGGGGTGCGGGGTCCGGGTGGTCTCCCTCGAAGTGGCCGGTGCCTACCGGGTGATGGAGATGGGAGCGGAGTACGTACGCGATCCGCTGACGCTGCTGGCCCTCACCCTGAACGGGCAGGTGCTGGAGCCGGACCACGGCTACCCGGCGCGCATCATGGCGCCGAACCGTCCGGGCGTACTGCAGACGAAGTGGGTCACGCGGCTGGAGGTCCTCCTGTGAAGACGCCGACCGGACCGGGGGCGCTGCGCTGGTCGCTGGCCGCGGCGGGCCTGCTGCTGATCGGGATCGGCGGCTGGCAGCTGTCACGGCTCCCGGCGCCGGCGGACGTAGGCATCTGGCTGGCCGGCGCGCTCGTCCTGCACGACGGCCTGATCGCACCGCTGGTCCTGGCCGTCGGCTTCCTGATCGCCGCGGTTCCCGCCCGGGGTGCGCTGCGGGGTGCGCTCGTCGCAGGGGGCGCGCTGGTGCTGATCACGCTTCCGCTGCTGCTCCGACCCGGCGCCCCGGCCAACCCGTCGGCACTGCCGCTGCCTTACGGCCGGAACCTGCTCCTGGTACTCGCCGCGATCGCGACCCTGGCCGCCATCACCGCAGCACTACCCCGCCGACGCCCCCGCACGGCGCCGGAGACCCGGCCCGAGCCGGGTCCGGGTCCGGGTCCGGGTCCGGGTCCGGGTCCGGGTCCGGGTCCGGGTCCGGGTCCGGGTCCAGGTCCAGGTCCAGGTCCAGGTCCAGGTCCAGGTCCAGGTCCAGGTCCAGGTCCAGGTCCAGGTCCAGGTCCAGGTCCAGGTCCAGGTCCGGGTCCAGGTCCAGGGCCCGACCCCGAGCCCCGGCCTGGGCCTGGGTCCGGGCCCGGACCCGGACCGGAATCTGCACCCGGCGCTTAGGCCGTTTCTCCCCCAGCTACCGCTGGGAGGTGCCCCCAGGGGCTCCGCCCCAGACCCCGCGCCTCAAACGCCGGCGAGGCTGAGGTGGCCCAGACGGGGTCGGGTGTGCGTCGGGGCGTCCCCACAGGCCAGGGCAGAGCCAGGCATGGGCCGGGGCGTCCCCGCAGGCCCGGACGGGGCCGGGTGTGTGCAGGGGCGTCCCCGCAGGGCGTCGAACACAACCACCCTCGGCCCACCGACCCCCCGACACGTTCGACGCCCGAGGAGACGCCCCGGCGCGCGCCCGGCCACGGCCGGGCCGGCACCCCACACCGCCCCCTCACCAACGTCCCGGGACAACACCCCTAGGCCGGCGGCACCAAGGCCTGAGGGCGCCGGGTCAGTACTACGAAGGCCCGGCCCGCCACCCGCCACTGGTCCAGGACCGCCCAGCCGGTCGCCTCGGCGTGCCGACGCAGGGCCCGGGCGCCGACCCGGGCCCAGGCGAAGGGCGTGCCGAGGCGGCCGCCGCCCGCCAGGCAGTGGGTTCGCCGGGGCCGGGCCCAGCGCGCTCATGCGCGTACGGCCCGGCTGCCGGGCTCGCGCGGCGCGGAGGTCAGCCGCGCGTGCAGGGCCGCGAAGCGCCCGCCGGCGGCTTCGGCGGCCACCAGCCGCGCGTCCTCGGCGGTGTCCACGTCCCGCAGCACCGGCAGCCGCCCGACCCGCAGCCCGGCCCCGGCCAGCCGCGCGTACTGCGCGGCGCCGGTCCCGGGGACGGACATGGGTACGCCGCGCAGCAGCCCGGGGTCCGGCCGCGCCAGGCCCAGCGCCCAGAAGCCGCCGTCGACGGCCGGGCCGAACCAGGCGTCGTACGCGGCCCAGTCGGCTGCCGGGGCCAGCAGCTCGGGGGTGACCTGCGGGGTGTCCATGCCGATCAGCAGGGCCGGGCCGGCGCATCCGGCGAAGGCGGCGGCGAGCCGCTCGTCGAGGTCGCCGCCGGATTGCGGGACCACCTCGAACCCGGCCGGCAGCCAGGGTCCGGGCCGCCCGTCCAGCACCAGGACCCGCCGTTCGGCCGGCGTGGCGGCGACGGCCTCCAGGGTGTCGGCGAGCGCGGCCTCGGCCAGGGCCGCGGCCTCGCCCGGGGTGAACGGCGGTGTCAGCCGGGTCTTCACCCGCCCCGGTACGGGTTCCTTGGCGATGACGAGCAGCGTGGTCACGCCCGGCCCCCGCTCACGCCCGGCCCCCGCTCATGGGCGCCGCCGCTCATGGGCGCCGCCCGCTCATGGGTGCCGCCCGGCCCACGGGCGGTTCGGCCAGCACCCGGCTCATGTCGCGGACGGCCTGCCAGGTGCCCCGCCAGGTGCCGGTGACCTTGGACTTGCCCGCGCGGGGCAGGTACGGGACGTCCACCTCGCGCACCCGCCACCCGGCGTCGGCGGCCCGTACGACCATCTGCAGCGGGTAGCCGCTGCGCCGGTCGGTCAGTTCCAGTGCGAGCAGCGCCTCGCGCCGGGCCGCCCGCATCGGACCGAGGTCGTGCAGGCGCAACCCGGTGCGGCGGCGCAGCATGTGGGCCAGCGCCAGGTTCCCGGCCCGGGCATGGGCCGGCCAGGCGCCCCGTCCCCGCGGTCTGCGGCGGCCGAGTACGAGGTCGGCGCCGCCGTCCGCCACGGTCGTCGCGAACTCCGCGAGCAGCCCGGGGTCCAGGGAGGCGTCGCAGTCGCAGAAGCAGACGATGTCCGCCTCGGCGGCGAGCAGCCCGGCGTGGCAGGCCGCGCCGAAGCCGCGGCGCGATTCGCGCACGACGGTCGCGCCGAGGTCGCGCGCGAGGGCGGCGGACCCGTCGTCGGAGCCGTTGTCGACCACGACGGCCCGCCAGCCGGCGGGGATGCGGGCGAGCACCCAGGGCAGCGCCTCGGCCTCGTTCAGACAGGGAAGTACGACGTCTACGGTCACGGGTTTCACCGTAGGGATCCGGGCCGGGCCGGGGCCCCTTCGACTCCTTACGAAACGCGGACGTCACCCTCGTCGCCGCCGCCCCGCCACTACGGCCGGCCCGCCGGATGCGAGGCTGTCCGCCATGAGCGTGGAACCCCCTCCCTCCCCTTCCGGGCGCGTCCTGGTCGTCGACGACGACCCGACGGTCGCCGAGGTCGTCACCGGCTATCTGCGGCGGGCCGGTTTCGCCGTGGAGCACGCGGCGGACGGCCTCGCGGCGCTCGCGAGCGCCGGGCGGTCCTGGCCCGACCTCGTCGTCCTGGACCTGATGCTGCCGGGGCTGGACGGGCTGGAGGTGTGCCGCCGGCTCCGTGCCGTCGCCCCGGTGCCGGTGGTCATGCTGACCGCGCGCGGCGACGAGGACGACCGGATCGCCGGGCTGGAGCTGGGCGCCGACGACTACGTCACCAAGCCCTTCAGCCCGCGCGAGCTCGTCCTGCGGGTGGAGTCCGTACTGCGCCGCGGGCGCGCGGTCCCGACAACCACACCGCCGCAGCCCGCGCTCGGCGGCGGCGGGCTGGCCCTGGACCCGGGCACCCGCCGGGCCACCAAGAACGGAGGGGAACTCGCGCTCACGCTCCGCGAGTTCGACCTGCTCGCGCATTTCCTGCGGCACCCGGGGCTGGCCCTCGGCCGGGAGGAGCTGATGCGGGACGTATGGGGCTGGGACTTCGGGGACCTCTCCACCGTCACCGTCCACGTGCGCCGGCTGCGGGCCAAGATCGAGGACGATCCGGCGCTGCCGCGGCTCATCCAGACCGTATGGGGCGTCGGCTACCGCTTCGACCCCGCCCCGGAGGGCGATTCCGCGTGAAGGACCTGCTGCTGATCGCCGCGTTCGCCCTCGGCGGGGCCGCCTGCGCCGGGCTCCTCGGCGCCCTCGCCCTGCGGCTGCTGCGCCACCGTTCGGTCACCGTCGCCCTCACCGTGGTGGCCGCCGTCGCGGTGACGGCCATGCTCGCCGGCACCCTGTCCGTGGCCCGGGCGATGTTCCTCTCCTCCCACGACCTCACCGTGGTGACGCTCGTCGTGGCGATGGCCGCCGTCGTCGCGCTGGCCACCGCCGTACTGCTGGGGCGCTGGGTCGTGGCCCGCAGCCACGATCTCACGCTCGCCGCCCGGGAGTTCGGGGACGGGGGTGATTTCGCCGCGCCGGCCGTCCCGGCCACCGCCGAACTCGCCGCGCTCTCACGGGAATTGGCCTCCACCAGCGCCAAACTGGCCGCCTCGCGGGAGCGCGAGCGAGCCCTGGAGGCCTCGCGCCGCGAGCTCGTCGCCTGGATCTCCCACGACCTGCGCACTCCGCTGGCCGGGCTGCGCGCGATGTCGGAGGCACTGGAGGACGGCGTGGCCCCGGACCCGGCCCGCTACCACCGGCGGATCCGCACCGAGGTCGAGCGGCTGAACACCATGGTCGGCGACCTGTTCGAACTGTCCCGCATCCACGCCGGAGCACTGACCCTCACCCCCACCCGGATGTCGGTCTACGACCTGGTGGGCGACGCGCTCTCCGGGGCCCACGTACTCGCC
This genomic window from Streptomyces sp. NBC_01351 contains:
- a CDS encoding DMT family transporter produces the protein MVAIDTTAAAAPPAAAGRRPLSPQAEGMAALLVTVAIWAAFALSARALSASSLLPADAALLRFGVPLVVLFPALWRRRHRIARVRPGAAIKIVCGAGVPFFLAAMHGGALTSAAFVGSIVPGMVPLFVSALMVARGHRAPRGTQAAGLALIAVGVAALVWRYVVPVDTGVLAGAGTLLVASGLWALYTVGLKEVDLDPVGSIGLLCLPSFAIIGLLVLTGVLPTGLAHAAGSDIALFLVVQGLGVGLCAGLLYAFAIRRLGAERSSVVGSLSPVAVVLLAVPVLGESPTLAVLLGVPLITAGVVLANRRPRPKVPADA
- a CDS encoding Lrp/AsnC family transcriptional regulator, translated to MDAVDLQIIRELQADGRLSNQDLADRVRLSPSPCLRRVRRLEEAGLIRGYTAMVDQVAFGLPITVFVRIRLERHSAAAVRTFEEHVQVIEHIQDCYLMAGSSDYLLRVVIEDLEAYESLVRDRIHAIPGIASIESSFAYGSVKQSRTYPRPTPGASARRL
- a CDS encoding glycosyltransferase family 87 protein, whose product is MQSHRPTAWTRTGPRPRFRTAVAALLLAALAAVLACTVRKDGWFADPVGLSWWYAAGWALFAAAALALRAVPARHVVPLVLAGSVVVAATGLVAAPRTSTDSFRYAWDGRVQAAGTSPYDHAPADPALLPLRDRWLFPQGAAACAGPDLAPVSAGVCTRINRPRVHTVYPPVAEGYFLLVHALSPPDARLGPLQTGAALLSVATTCALLLVLRRRGDPRTAAYWAWCPAVPVEAVNNAHVDVLAVLLSVAALGVVVRHRAAGGALFGLAIAAKLLPAVLLPGALSGVRRTRDAVAVLLPAAAVVGLVYLPYVLVSHSSVLGYLGGYAQEEGYEDASARGRYALLRLLFPDAWALPLVVLVMAAVVAYVLRRGDPERPWSGALLVTGTAFLLMTPGYSWYALLLVALVALDGRWEWLAVAVAGAAAYVTGRALGEATGTVAYALAAAAVLAGWSARRTGRRTRRRTKGRAQSRRAEAPGVGRG
- a CDS encoding molybdopterin-dependent oxidoreductase, giving the protein MTPRARRRPAFPPVRPPSFKGRLHDARTATAVGRWLGAAFAVCFLTGLISHYLQHPPGWAANSLPSRPVWGYRLTQGLHIASGLAAIVLLLVKLWAVYPRLFVWPPVRSVRHALERLSVAVLVSTAVFQVFTGLLNIVEWYPWPFPFVQTHFAVAWVVAGSILLHLAVKAPDIRAHWSRRSTGTLALPAEDARDRRSLLLGVGAAVGAVTLTTVGQAFTPLKRLDLLAPRHPDFGPQGLPVNRTVAAAGVTEAALRDWRLEVVGPEPYTLTLDQLRALPQTRARLPIACVEGWSVEARWAGVRVRDLVARAGGPPGCGVRVVSLEVAGAYRVMEMGAEYVRDPLTLLALTLNGQVLEPDHGYPARIMAPNRPGVLQTKWVTRLEVLL
- a CDS encoding TIGR04282 family arsenosugar biosynthesis glycosyltransferase; this translates as MTTLLVIAKEPVPGRVKTRLTPPFTPGEAAALAEAALADTLEAVAATPAERRVLVLDGRPGPWLPAGFEVVPQSGGDLDERLAAAFAGCAGPALLIGMDTPQVTPELLAPAADWAAYDAWFGPAVDGGFWALGLARPDPGLLRGVPMSVPGTGAAQYARLAGAGLRVGRLPVLRDVDTAEDARLVAAEAAGGRFAALHARLTSAPREPGSRAVRA
- a CDS encoding glycosyltransferase family 2 protein — its product is MKPVTVDVVLPCLNEAEALPWVLARIPAGWRAVVVDNGSDDGSAALARDLGATVVRESRRGFGAACHAGLLAAEADIVCFCDCDASLDPGLLAEFATTVADGGADLVLGRRRPRGRGAWPAHARAGNLALAHMLRRRTGLRLHDLGPMRAARREALLALELTDRRSGYPLQMVVRAADAGWRVREVDVPYLPRAGKSKVTGTWRGTWQAVRDMSRVLAEPPVGRAAPMSGRRP
- a CDS encoding response regulator transcription factor, which produces MSVEPPPSPSGRVLVVDDDPTVAEVVTGYLRRAGFAVEHAADGLAALASAGRSWPDLVVLDLMLPGLDGLEVCRRLRAVAPVPVVMLTARGDEDDRIAGLELGADDYVTKPFSPRELVLRVESVLRRGRAVPTTTPPQPALGGGGLALDPGTRRATKNGGELALTLREFDLLAHFLRHPGLALGREELMRDVWGWDFGDLSTVTVHVRRLRAKIEDDPALPRLIQTVWGVGYRFDPAPEGDSA
- a CDS encoding sensor histidine kinase, with translation MKDLLLIAAFALGGAACAGLLGALALRLLRHRSVTVALTVVAAVAVTAMLAGTLSVARAMFLSSHDLTVVTLVVAMAAVVALATAVLLGRWVVARSHDLTLAAREFGDGGDFAAPAVPATAELAALSRELASTSAKLAASRERERALEASRRELVAWISHDLRTPLAGLRAMSEALEDGVAPDPARYHRRIRTEVERLNTMVGDLFELSRIHAGALTLTPTRMSVYDLVGDALSGAHVLADEHGVRLTGGQVEAVPVLVDAKEMTRVLANLLVNAIRHTPADGTVAIAAELRADSGAVVLSVTDGCGGIPDEDLPRVFDTGWRGTTARTPPAGAGLGLAIVRGIVEAHSGHTDVRNVAGGCRFEVTLPLPARGV